The genomic region ATTTTGTCTTACTACTGTAccggaaaaaaattataaagatgctgataaaagaaacttatcaaaattatttttaatgtcacTGTAAAAAAATGCCAACATGGACTTACCAAAGAGAAATTTTGCCTTACtataatatgttatttgttaACTGGATAAAAGGTACACTTAGATTTCCAAAAGGCTTTTCATAAGTTTAACTAAATTAATTGACTGGATTATACACAGTGACTTTGTAAAGTTAAACCTTGTTATTAACAAAATCAAGTCAAAATTGGACCTTTGTTATTAGTGGAGAACCTCAGTGGTCAATCCCAGGGTTTccacattttatttacattaataatactgATAGAGCATAATGTATAGATCAGTAGTGTGTGCTGATGGTATTAAACTGTTGAGTACTTCTAAATTTATTGAAGATGCTGAAACACTGTAGAAAGACTTGAATAAATTGGCAAAGTTACTCTTCATGTATTGCATTTGGTTGTTATAATTTGgtctatatatttaatatatgtaaggaTTAATTCATTgggaaactgaataaaaataatgcaTCAGTAAAGTTACAAGAATATCTGGGGAGAACATCAAGATAAAGGTCTCTGATATTATTGTGGTATATTTTGACAGGATTTTAAGAGAAACAGCTGAGAAAAATAAAGAAGGGGTTTAAAGTTTTACTTTACTTGATAGTGGACATGCATGGACACCTTTGAAGCACCAAAAGGCCCTTTGTTATCCATTATATTACATAAACTAATAACCTCCCTCAGCTTGTACACAAAATTTCAATATATACCAATTAGTTCATTTTTTTCACAGTTAGACAGTTTATTCTCTAAAAGTATTTACAGACTTTTTAATAACTATGCCCAGATAGTTTTTCTCATCATCTTCACATAATTTACCTTGCAAGGCTATAAGAATAGTCAATGTTGTGATAAGACAACCAAGGACTTGTTCATCCATCTAGGTTGTcccattatttaaattatataagcTCAAAACTACCCTTCATGATTCAAATATTTGTCAAGCCTTTCCTTGAACTCCCTTTAAATTTACTACTTCCAccatgttaaaaaagaaaatccaTTGTAAAGATGAACCACCtcttcagaaaaattaaaaaattcagattttaatGTCTTCATATGACAGCCTCTCCACCCCATGTATCATTTTACAAGTTCTCCTCTGACTGCCATACCAACAATTCAACATCATACCCAAGGtaaagagcccaagactgaacacaatactgcAAATGTAGTTTAATCTGGGACTGAAACAATGAAgtgaccattctttcatctatgtCACTGAAGAAAAGCAAAATGAACAAAGGATTTAACACTGGACTTTATAACATTAATCTAGCATGACTGAACTACATTTGCAATAACCCTCATTTCTTCCATCTTGCCACATTTGTATCCATCGAGCTAATTTATTAACTAAACCTATAAAGACTTTTTTCGCTTTTAATAAGCCTTTTATGTAGCATcttatcaaatgctttctaaaaatacAGTTTCACTAAATCTATACCTTTACCTTCACTTACATAAGCACTAACATCTTCAAAGAATTTCAGAagattaataaaacaagaaaaaagtgtGTCCCctagtgaaaatatttaatattgaacagaatattaaactttgttaaacaaCTTTACAAAGCATCTTTTACTGGGCTTTCAAAACCTTTTCCACTCACTGATATAAGACTAATAAACATATAactctaaaaatgttttatcacttcccttgaaaataCAAGTAACATTATCCAACTTCCAATCGTCTAGCTCCTGACCACTATTCAAGAGTTCACAAACAAAGTAGTAGAAAGTACTTTTTCTCCAAAGGTCttggagaaatattatctggtcAGAAGCTTCATCATTTTTAAACTTTCCAGTTTTTTTGTCAAGAAGCTAAGAATTAATGTGATCGGTTTCTTTTTAGCAACTGTTcacaacaacaaatactgcttaaaactttattatcatgttgattattaatttttaaattttcagcaaACCTATCTTGATCTTTTATAACCCTCTAAATCTTCCATCATATAATTCACTTTAAACttcttaagtttattattattttctttcgttTTCTTTTTAGATGCTTTTACTCTTTTCACCTATAAGGAATATGATTGTCTTGAATATTAAGAATTTAGGTTTTCCTCATTTGATCCGCATCTTCCACTTAACCCAGCTGCCTAATTTACAACACAAATCTAGCCACTCTTCTtcaatttaacttaatttttctaACTAAATGTCAGTGTTTGTTATTTACACTGAGAACAAAAACACTAAACTTAAAGTAACATCATTTGCCCCCTATttttcaccctttcaaccataagaagtttaaaataaatctaagaaTAAGTAGAAAACAGCCTCGTTCTCTATAGGTTTCCTGCCCAAGTGGTGAAGAAAACAATCCAGAACAGTTCTAAAAATCTATCttcctcatggtttgactcttaAAAAAACCCTCATTTTATaagcctgaaattaaaattatccaTAACTGGGACTTGATTAATAGCTTAAAACTTAATCTCACTTCAGAATTTCTCATTAATTCAATCAGTTTAATCTGATGGTTTGTAACAAACTCCCACTAAAAAGCTTCACCTACATCTGCCAAAAGAAACCTAAACAATCAACCTCCTTGCTTTTATTTTAGATATCCTTAGTTTCACATTTTACAAAGAAAGCAactctaacttttctttttagCAGTTTATCCCAACTGAATAACTCGcatgtattttaaaagaaatttccaTAATTGATATTGTACACAATTAACTAAGTTATTCCCATTATACTTAAATTTCCCATTTAAACCAGTGCCCTAAGGTctcctattttatttcttatactttagCATTGTAATAGTAAAAATTTAACCTGCCCTTAAAATTACTTCTGCACTTTCTTCCTACACTAaacttctatattttttttctccatttagTTTTCTCTTGACCCTTACCATTGTCCATTCCTAGTTTAAAACTACTTTTGTAGCCAAGTCCATAACCCTTAAATAAAAGCCAACCTCTATCTTATTTAAAGGTATACCATCTGTTCCAAAAAGCTCCCTTTCCCATTGTACCCATTccaatataaataactttacttttattaAGATCAGAAACCAAAGTGACCAACTCAGAAAGTGGTCTAAAtccacaagaaaaaataaaatacaatgacaGCTATATTTTGGATGTCTAACAACTAGAACACATTTTTTGTAGTATTATGatgttcataatttttttaagatttttatctattttttattttttctcataacttCATTCATTTTCTTTTGCTCCCAAATTTGTAATCAATCTTAAATTTTCATCATTATATTTTGACTCCATCATACATTACACTATTCTAGACAGGTTCCCCAGGTGAAAATCAAATGTGGCTGTAAAATTCACAATTATTACTTGTCCCTCCCTAGCACCACCAGTTGcatgtgtgagtgtatgtgttttcttatagcaaagccacattggggtatctgctaagtccactgaagggaattgaactcctgaatTTAGCACTAAGTCCATAAACATACCGCCAGTTGCTTTTGAACTAATGAGTAGACCATACATGTAGattgaaatgaaaatgttgaaataatgttactttcaagtttgaaatttttttatgtttatgttacaacaatgacatacgtccagaatatttcagttttcattaaaagaattaaaaaacaattattataacatttaagtTTAGTAATGACTCCTagtgaaagtaaaaatgttatgTCCAACATTGGCAATAAGACACAGCTGGATGAAAAACTTTTCACTGtggtgtaaataacattttatcaaagTAAGTCTACACTTTAATTTACTTAACATCAGTGAAAATGACgtgttgtaatttattaatataatactactataaAATTACAAGTCTATGAACaaatacacaataatattttaaattcaatttaGTGATAACACCGTTACTTACTGTTAGTGTTAGCATCACAACTTTACATTAGAAATAGAACtgataatattaatactaatagTGTTACTGTTGCTAAAGGCTAGGCATAATCATAATTGTTCGTAACACAAATAACAGAATCAAATAAGCGGAATACAactatatttaacttaaatatgcGAACAAATTGTGAGAGCTAGTTTAAAGCAACTTCTGACTAATTTAGTAGATACCTGCAATTCTCGATGTTCCACAACAATGTTCTCACTACTCCACCTCCCTGCCATTTCGGAttacttcaatattttaaaaatcagaatTCGCGTTAACTCAAATAGAAATcttacagtatattttattattgaaaggGGAGGTCGTGAAAGTTACATAGCCAATATTAAGCTTCAATCCAAAGTCGCTAttcctaatgtttttttttccttttcgtcCTTACCGTACGCGTCTTTTCGACAAAACTTTGTTTATCCTTGCACCATGCTACGGTATCCAcatgttaaattatttctgtgCCTCACAACTGATAAAGCACAACCTCTAAAACAATAACTACACGCGCTTCGCAATACATGGTAAAAGGCATAAAACGACATATAACTTTTTTTACTAAATCAGCTGACGTAAGTACGCCCTCTATAAGGTtacactgaaagtataaagaatgtctgtttaagtaaacaaacatatatttcatgGATGACAAAATGCTCATTACAATatagatattttgaaataatctggaattcacatttttaaatataaaatttatgatcGTAACATTAACAAAAGTTTCAGAGGAAATACAGAAGGAAAATCgggttataaatacatatataaggATCTTTAGGTTGCATACTGCATCTTTCGTCTGGCTCTGTTGactaaaaattgaaatgtgttgaaaaatgaCAACTAATGCAATCCTAGAAcatggaatattttatttaaaccacaACGTTTCATCATACACCAATTTTAAGAACTTACAGCATCACAGATCACATGCTCTACAGAAgacaagatatatttatttttatgtctgaTTTCCTGTCATAGGATGTTTTGTATATTTGACATtgggttacataaaataaaaaaatatggaatAGTGACACGTACAGACATGAACAATGTACACTGATCTCAAACAGTAAGTTAAAAAGCCATAAGCATCACACATAAAAAGTAGAAAGTTCCTTGGATTTACAGTTCCAAAAGGAGGGGTTTGATTTGCTTCAGTGGACATTGCAGATAACCTGAGGATAATCTGATTAATACTGATGAAAAGATAACCAGCAGTGGCTCAATAGACCATCATAAATGTCTTTTACCTTTAAATCTAGCACTTTCTTATTCCTCGTCTGGCTCATCCTAAAAAGCCAGATAAGTACTCTTggcaatttcattttaatttttaaggtcAGAAGAGCATAAAACACGTGACTAGACTATACTGACTTTTGGTCAAGTCGATTTCCCAGAGAATCATTAACAGTATATGAATATTACTAGTTAATGTGCATTGCACCTCTTAACTGCTGGAactcaaacagaaataaaatgacTCCTTGGAGCACACGATGAAGTCTAACCAAATCAGaatcatgaaacatttttttgttgCCATATACCAAAGCCATGCCTAGTCTGCACTCTGATACATTTATTCCTTCACTGTTGTACCTAGTACCGTTTCTGTCATATGATGGTTTTTTGCTAGCTGTGGGCATGCAAACTCATAAACATCAAATAATGCAGACATTAATCCTCAATAGATTCTTCTGAACATTGAAGAACATCCATTATAGGTAGAGAATCAAAAATCACGTCTACAGGGAGCAAGACTTCTTCAAGTATAGTGACCTCTGTTCATTTGCTCTGTACACCATCATGTCGTTGGTGACGTTTTCATTCCAGTCAGTTTGGTCAGGATTAATCTGAGCAACATATGCTTAACATTCTAGAACTCCCTTTCCATTACATTATCATACTAAATTGAAAACATATAATGAGTGCCATCCATGTATAAAACATTCTACATAACTCAAGTAACAACTGATTGTTGAAGTTAGCTCTCTAAGCCAGTAATTCATTGAGTTCACCTCTATGTGTTGAGTTCTTATTGTTTACACAATTCCCAACTAGTCTTTATATACTTTAAAAGTCAGACATTCATCTTCGGATGTGATATAAGAAAGTTTCTAGCTACTAAGAAAGTTTGTGTCGCTTGTGCCTTTGTTCAGACCACTTGGAAGTTGAACAGCTgagtgtatataattaaaaaataacactggTAAAACGTTCATGTTTGAACGTATCACTGCTCCTACAAGTCCTAATTGCTTTTCAGCCACTGTTGCACTCGCCTATGTTTGCAGTCAGATGCAACTTAAGCTCTAATGGTTTAAATCAGTAGGTGCTGTTGTGATCATTGCTTGTGGCTAACCTTCTTGAATCTGTTGTTTCTGTCGTCCTTCTGGTTCTTTTGGAGCTCATTTTGGTCAAGAAGGCAGTGTTTTCTCATGGAAAACCAAGGCATTTATATCACAACATCATACATCATTTGGTACAAATATGGTGGTGGTCAACAATTAACTTGAACCATGAACTTGGGAGCCATCATGGAAGCTAGAGAGTGTCTTAGAACTGCATCCACTGCTTGATGGTTTCTTCCGCTTTAGTGTGTGGTTCTATATGACCACTTCAAATTACATTTCCACATAAAAATATACCCTTGAAAGACTAGATGTCTCCCATACACATGTAGTATCACATTGTGCTGCTTTACAATTCACTGATAAGTTCATCAGTTGCTTGGGAATGTCTTTTCATACAGTTTCTCTAAATCAGCGTTTCTCAAAGTGTGGTCCGAGGACCCCTAGGGTCCCCGAGAACATTCTTGAggtcaaaactattttcataatataattttttcaatgaaACATTTTTGTGCGTTTTGAACCGAGTGACAGAATGAGAGTGGAAAAGGTAAATAACATCTTAGTACGTTTCGAGTCTTTGAGAAGAAAGGTTGTGTCTTCAAGTTCTAAGATTTTGTTCTAATGTTTTCATACGTAAGcgatattatttttatcaaactttcattgaatttatttaggatttaaatgaattttaatctTTGTTGTCGATAAATTTcgattgttctctattttatctataaataccgataaatattatacttaagcTTGAATAAATTGCAATTTAACATTCTAATAAAAAATTTGGAAGGAGAGATATAAGTGCAAAGAGGAATCAGACAGCAAACAATTGTTCAATCTTTTGAGAAATAAGCGCACTTTGTTGTCTTATTTtgcaataatatataaaaacgttttttgaaaacttttctaaattttatcTGAAACTCTCATTACTTTATagttaagttatattttattctaaattaaaagagcatttatttataaaatgtttttcttatatatttaagaATGGATCGTTGGCTTAAGAAAGGGAGATTGGAAGACTCGCTTTCTCAACCCACAGCTGCACCGTCTATGTCCAAAAATGCTGAAAAAGATGAAAATGACATATCAGAGAGTTCTCTGACTCACAGAAGGGAGGAATCTACTCCAAAGAAACTGGACGAAACTGTAAATAAGAAACGGAAATTTGACGAAAGCTATCTTTTGATATTGTATAATGAAATTTGTCAACATTTGGAAGATCTGCAAAACTCAGTGAATCAATATTTTCCAAATGACCAATGCATGGTGTTACAAAATCATACATGGGTAAAAGATCCATTCAAAGTGCAGGGTAGAACAATGAATTTTAATGTAACAGAGTACGAAAAGTTCATTGATATGGTTTCAGATTCCACATTGCAACTCGCCTTTTAGAAACTACCACTTGTCgagttttgttttagtatcaAAGAAGAATATCCACAATTATCTGAGAAAGTTGTTAAAATAGTCCTCCCTTTTCCAAGTACATATCTGTGTGAGGCCGGAGTTTCTTCATATgcttcaaacaaaacaacatatcgTAACAGATTGAATGCTGGAAACAGATGTGAGAATCCAACTGTTTTCTATTAAGTCAGACATTAAAGAGATTTGCGAAAGTGTAAAACAATGCCACTATAAtcactaaaaatgttttgttttgttttgaaaaacatagttatttttcataaaacatatgtcatgtttaacatgtaatgggtttattattgttatttttaaatgaattaataaataaatatttaaaaattttctcaattttAGTTTCTAATATCGGTAAATATCGATAGATATAACCCACATATACACAAGCTCTTTGAGGGTTCTCAATAATTTTTAGGAGCGTGATGGGGTCCTGAGTCTAAAAAGTTTGAGAACCGCTGCTTTACATCATCCACATAAATATCTAATTCACAAATATAAAATGGACAgtaatagaaataaacaaatacaagtcaacaaataaatgaaatttctaTTCACAAAGTCGTTCATTTTACCTACAGGAAATTTTCTATGGCTTTTTTCGACTGCTGGTGCTGAGAGGAGTATTTAAAACCTTCCCATAAGACAAAGACAAGAGGAATTCTAATGTACCATTGAAATCTAGAATATAGGTTTAAAAGGATTTTATAGCACTGTCTACAGAACATTTATAAGGAAGAAAACTCTATAAATcatataaatttatacatatgTTTGATATACCCTTTAAGATGGGTTGATCCCTTCTGAGGAATTGATATCGATAACCAAAGTGATCCGAATTTCTAGTAAGTTACATgttaggcccggaatggccaggtgggtaaagacgttcgactcgtaatctgaaggtcgcgggttccaatccccgtcgcaccaaacatgctcgcctattcgttggtaaaagagtagcccaagagttggcggtgggtggtgatgactagctttctatAAATTTCAATTGTCcataaatatttagatatatttaggtgatttttttttaaatttccgaGCACGTGTTTTCATGTAGTATGAAATTCATAACTACTTCAGCCATTACAATGAATTCTGCGCGCAGTTAGTGACACTGTTTTAAATCGAATGTACAAAGATCGTAAACTTGGGCTAACTATTTTACTTAGGCAAAGGTCACATACCAGAATGACTGTTCAGTAATGCATATACTTTTTTATCCAATGTCTTTGTGTCATGTGACGTCATATTTATTTCAAAGGGATCCAGGCGTGACCTAGTGTTTATCGTGCCGGACAGTGTATCTAGTGATTCATAGTTCTCGTCTCGTTGCATTAAAAGAGTAAAAATCAAACCACACTTTCCTctagagtaaccaaagagttgatggtagacaatgtttaataactgtcttccttctggtcAGTCATTTCAAAATTTTCCGTGACTAACGCAGATATCCTTTTGTAACTTTGCGTTTCTCTCTGGCTGAGACAGcgttaagtctatggatttacaacgctaaaattaggatttctattcccctcggtgggctatcttctgtggttttgctatataagaaaaacacacacgcagtTTTCCATtcaaatctgaaacaaataaCTAAGATTACCTTTCAATATGTATAATGAGAATTAAAGTTGACGGAGGTAACCCACAAGAGAAAAATGCCCCACAAGGACTTTGGTTTAAACAAACGCTGTAGTACCATAATTTATGTACCTTTTAAAAGACAGGTggacatttaaatattacaacatACTTGAAGTGTtcgcaaagttttatttttttccagaaattcataattactttaaaattacttgaaaaccTAGCAACACATTTCCGCCAGCCCCTCATTTCAGAGTTAGAGAATCAATGACTAATAAATGGATGGTATTGCAACTGTGCTGCACCAGAAATCGTTGCTGAAATGTGTTCTTGACCGGTTTGTATTTAGTATTGAAAATCACAACTTCTTGAAGTGAAGTAAAGAAGCGAACACCACAATCCAGATGATTCCTAAAATAACCAGTATCACAAGTGCAACTATCTTGCAATTATCCCAAGGTTCCATTTTGACTTGTTGTCTGCCTTCCAAAGAATCTCCTGCACCACACTTGCACTCCTTGAAGTCTTCAAGACAAGTACACGTACTTTGTATTTTCTTCATAGGAGTCATTTTTATAAACTGTGAAGATGAAGATACTGACATCTGGTGTTCATTGTCGAAGCTGTTAATCTGAAGCATGAAACAAAAATGagattaatatttgttgttgttgcttttagcAAAGAAAGTGGTATTTTTCGTTTAAAACACAAAAGCTTTTTTTCAAGACTAAAACTTATTACATGATTTTGATTGCACATGATTAAAAAGCCTATACGTGAATTAATCACAACAAACAGACTGAATTAAAGCAGGTTTTAACCATCATTAAAGTAcgttaacataaaaatacttattgTTCCTGATTCAGTGATTGTTATCACACAAGTAAGTAATTTTTACGTAAAAGTACGTGATGGATCAAACTTTGAGtatcttttgtttgtatttatggtaaagctacTATTGCTATCAGTCGAAGTTCCTCATTTTGGATCATTGACCCAGAGAGAAGGCGCCAAATTCTATACCATTCACATAAAGAgaatgactgtcacttttataatgcccTACAACTTAAAGAAGAAGATGAAAATATCTCGTAGTATCGCCTGCTACCAAATCAATTGGCCAGCTCCAAAATTCAAACAGGGTCAACCAGTGCTCTCTTTAAAAAAACTGCTGCTAACCTAACAAAGAAGATACAATAAAAGATATATGATTATTAAAATagtgatgtttgtttttaatacgaCAGAAATTTCCGTCTTTaaagtactaaaatattaattacagcgAACAACAACTACGTTTACAAATTTTTGTCACATTTCTAAAATgtcgatattttaaaaatattacatattgttgTTCTTTGCATCGAgttattaagtttaaatattaagaaaaatgttttgtttattctgcATTTTTGAGACGACACTTTTATGAAGTACTGTTGTTGattgtttgtcttattaatttaGGTTAATAATTTTAGAATATGTCCGTGATACAACTTCTGAAAAGGAGACAACGATAGTcatgttatttgtgtattttctttgACAAATAATGCCATCTACAGATTTGGATGACTAAATTAACTattcttatataattttaaattatatgttgtGAAAGACTTTCGATTCTCACAAGCCGTCGAGTGAAAGTCCgatcaatatttaaaatattttatttttgctttgttttccCAGAAAAGTTTTTCTCTTTTCATCTGATTTCGAGCAGCGTTCGTCTGCTGCaataagtctactgatttacaacactaaatcagggatttgattcctctcggtggacagagcagatagcccggtgtggctttactataagaaaacacacacaaaagcatATTTCTCCTCGAGAATATATTCAACACTTTACCACACGTACCATTTTTTTTTTGCCATCTAATATAATTACCCAATATATAATACTTACCGAACCGTAAGAAGTAATGTTAGACGAAGAGTTAATCTGaggtaaaatgttttcattaggACTGCTTGCACTCATTTCACTTTCATTTAAATGCTAGAAATGACCAGTTTAGTGAGAAGATAAATACAGTATGTTTGAGATAGTGGGCTGTCGACGTGGCTCAGCGAACAAATGAACCAAATCAATGTGCATGTTATCGTGAGAAACGCTTGTGGATGAAATCaccttgtcagattaaaactcGGCCAGCTGTCAAAATAAACGATTATCATCCGTGATCGTCATGCAAAGGTTAGCAATGCTTTGTTAAATAGCAAGCTCCAGTTCAAAGTACGTGTTAAACATTATTCgctgttgttatatatttttcatagaaTAAAATTGTTAGTTAATTTGTAGCTTTCACAGACCTGCAGACTCGAAAGTCATATGAATTgtttatgacaaatataaaaacagaaattttacacaaacatggcgtatattttaataattactgttaAAAGCAAGAATGGAAATAAGTATAAGCAAGTTTGGGCATAACTTATGTTAATATGTAATAAGCGTAACCCAAGAAATTATATATACCAATCAACACCTCAACGTTGTAAAGCCACGCGTGAACAGGCAAT from Tachypleus tridentatus isolate NWPU-2018 chromosome 1, ASM421037v1, whole genome shotgun sequence harbors:
- the LOC143256618 gene encoding uncharacterized protein LOC143256618, with translation MSASSPNENILPQINSSSNITSYGSINSFDNEHQMSVSSSSQFIKMTPMKKIQSTCTCLEDFKECKCGAGDSLEGRQQVKMEPWDNCKIVALVILVILGIIWIVVFASLLHFKKL